The genomic region CTAATCTTATAAAGTTCTTTCTCATTTTACCCGAAATATGAGCTAAAATCATATGTCCATTATCCAATTCTACTCTGAATGTAGCATTTGGTAAAGACTCAACAATATGACCTTCCATTACAATAACATCATCTTTCTTTGCCACGGTCATCACCTCTCGGGCTAATCTAATATTGTTAATACTTCCGGACCATTCTTAGTTACTACAAATGTATTTTCGTAGTGTGCTGATAAAGAATTATCCGCTGTAACTGCTGTCCAGCCATCTTCTAACACTTCTACCTTCCAATCTCCCATGGAAACCATAGGTTCAACAGCAAAAGTCATTCTTTCCCTAATTAGGGGTCCTTTGCCTTTTTGACCATAGTTTGGTATCTGTGGATCTTCATGCAATTTTCTTCCAACACCATGTCCTACATATTCTTTAATAATAGAAAATCCATAAGATTCAACATAAGTTTGTATTGCATTACCAATATCACCAATTCGATTTCCCGGAACTGCTTGCTCAATACCTATCCAAAATGATTTTTCTGTAACTTCAACTAACTTTCTTACTTTTTCATTTGCCTCGCCTATTATGAATGTTCTTGCTGCATCCGCTATATATCCTTCCAAGGTTAATCCCATATCAATTGATACAATATCTCCATTTTTAAATACTTTTTCTCGAAGCGGAAATCCATGTACAATCTCTTCATTTACAGATATACAAGTTGCGTATGGAAATCCACCATATCCTTTGAATGTTGGAATAAATCCTTTTTCTTTCATATAGCTATTTACAAATCTTTCAACTTCATATGCATTTGACCCTTCGACAACCAAGTTTTTTATTTTTTCAAAGAGGATAGCGAGCTGCCTGCCAGCTCGCCTCATCTTATCAACTTCAGATTGTGTTTTTATTAAAATCATACTATCCCTTCCAATATATTAAACACTTCTTTTGTAACTATTTCTACCGTTCCACTACCGTTTACTGTAAAGAAATGATTATATTTTTTATAAAATTCTATTACAGGGTATGTTTTTTCCATATAAACTTTATATCTATCCCTTACTACATCTTCTTTATCATCATCACGTTGAATTAAATCCACACCACAAATATCACATTTATTTTCTACTTTAGGTTTTAAAGTAATTATGTTGTATATTTTTCCACATTTTGGACATATCCTTCGTGAAGTAATCCTTTTTACAACTGTTTCTTCATCTACTTCAAGATAGATTATTCCAGTTATTGGATTATTCATATCTTTTAATATTTTCTCCAACGATTCGGCTTGTGGAAGAGTTCTTGGATAGCCATCCAGAATAAATCCTTTTTCTACATCAGGTTTACTTAATCTATCTTTTATAACGTCTAACATAATTTCATCCGAAACCAGTTGCCCACTATCCAAAATAGATTTTACTCTTTTACCGAGTTCACTACCGGAAGCTACGGCATCTCTTAACATATCTCCAGTCGATATATGAGGAATATCATATTTTTTTGATACCTCTTTTGCTATTGTTCCCTTACCTGCTCCCGGAGGACCAAAAAACAATAAATTAAGTTTTGACATAATTATCTCCTCCCGCGGAGTTTCCCTTTCTTCATGAAACCCTCATATTGTCTTGTAATCATATGAGCTTCAATTTGTTGCATAATATCTAATGAAACACCAACTGCAATAAGTGCTGATGTACCACCAATCCAAATATTAACACCTGAAGTACTTCTTATTACATAAGGAATTAATGAAATTACTACTAAGAATAATGCGCCAATAAATGTAACTCTCATCATAGTCTTTGTTATATAATCTGATGTTGGTTTACCCGGTCTTATACCAGGAATAAAACCACCATACTTTTTAATATTTTCTGAAATATCGTTTGGATCAATAACTACTGAATTATAGAAATAAGCAAAGAAGAATATTAATAATGCATAAATAATTAAATATATTGGTGTTCCATATCCAAACCATCTACTAACCCATTGAGCACCTGTCGTCGTTGCTAACATTGAAGGTAATGTCATTATGGCTGAGGCAAAGATAATTGGTAAAACACCACCGCCATTAACCTTTATAGGTATATATGTAGAAGCTCCACCGTAAATTTTATTTCCTACAACCCTTTTTGCATATTGTACATTAATTCTTCTTTCTGAGGTCTGTAAATAAACTGTACCAACTACTACTGCTATTGCAACAATAATCAATATTATCCATTCGAAAACGCTTAATCTACCAACTAAACCACTTGCTATATATTGTGGGAATCTTGATACAATCCCTGCAAAAATCAATACAGAAATACCATTTCCAATACCTTTTTCTGTTATCATTTCACCTAACCATAATAAGAACATTGTTCCAGCAACTATAGAAGATGTTGATATTAATATGAAAATTAAGTAATTTAAATTAGGAGATCTGTAATTTGCAACTCCTAAAGATAAGAAAAATCCTTGAAGCAAAGCAAGACCTAAAGTAACCTGTCTCGTCAATCTTCCAAATTTTTTTCTGCCCTCTTCCCCTTCTTTTAACATTTCTTTCAAACTTGGTATTACTGATGCTAATAATTGTAGAATAATAGATGCATTAATATAAGGAGTTACACTTAAAACAAATATAGAAAATTGTTTTAAAGAACCTCCAGTAAATACATCAAAGAAACTTATTAATCCCTGCGTTGCTCCTCCTAAACCCGCAATAAAACTTTCCCACCTAGCTAAATCAATTCCAGGAATAGGGATATAGATACCTACTCTAAATGCAATTAAAGCTAACAATGTAAATATAATACGATCCCGGAGTTCCGGGATCTTCCACATATTCTTAAATGCTTCTTTCATTATTGAATCACCTCGACACTTCCGCCGGCTGATTCGATTTTTTCTTGTGCTTTTTTACTAAATGCATGTGCTTTAACTTTTAATGGTTTTGTTAGTTCACCATTTCCTAATACTTTTACACCATCTTTTATTTTCTTAATTATTTTCTTTTCCAATAATTTTTCTGGTGTTACTTCTTCATTAGCTTCAAATCTATTTTCTAATACAGAAATATTTACTTCTGCATAGTCTTTTTTAAATGGTGCATTTGTGAATCCATATTTTGGGATTCTTCTGAATAAAGGTGTTTGACCACCTTCAAAACTTGGTCTTACTTTTCCTTTACCTCTTGATTTTTGACCTTTATGACCTTTTCCACCTGTTTTTCCTAACCCTGAGCTCCAACCTCTTCCGGTTCTCTTAGCAATTTTTCTTGATCCTTCGGCGGGTTTTAAGTCTGATATTTTAAGAGACATATTTGCTACCCCCTCATTCTTCAATTTCTTCAACCTTCACGAGATGTTGTACTTTTGTTATCATACCTCTTATTTCTGGTCTATCTTCTTTTATTACTTCATGATTTGGCTTTCTCAAACCTAAGGCATCTAAGGTGGCGAGTTGTCTATAATTTTTCCCCGCTCTTCCTCTTATAAGTTTTATTTTTAATTTAGCCATTTCTCTTATCCCTCCTTATGGGCACCTTGGAATACCTTTGTAACACTCAAGTCTCTGAGTTCTGCATATTCTTTTGGTGATTTTAATTCTTTTAATCCATTCAAAGTAGCTTTAGATAAGTTAATTGCCGTTGTTGAACCTAAAGCTTTTGAAAGGATATTATGAACTCCTGCTAACTCAACAACAGCACGAACTGCTGCAGAAGCAATAATACCAGTACCTGGTCCTGCTGGTTTTAAAAGAACTTTTGAAGCATCTTGTCTTCCTAATACTTCATGAGGAATGGTTCCATTTTTTACAGGAACTTCTATCATATTTTTCTTTGCATTTTGAATTGCTTTTCTAATTGCTTGTGGAACTTCTCTTGCATTTCCACTTCCTACTCCAACTTTTCCATTTCTATTTCCTACTACAGCTACAACTCTAAATGAAATATTTTTTCCACCTGTTGTAACCTTGGTAACTCTTCTAATTTCTATTATTCTTTCTTCAAATTCTTCAGCAGCTGCTGAAGCCATTAAATTTTTATCTAAGGCCATTTCCTGTCTACACCTCCTTAAAAGTCAAGACCTGCTTCACGTGCAGCATCAGCTAATGCTTTTATTTTTCCATGATATTTGAAGCCGCCTCTATCAAATGATACTTTTGATACTCCTTTTTCTAAAGCTTTTTTGGCAATTAATTTTCCTACTTCTTTAGCAGCTTCAATATCCCATGTTTTTTCTAATTTAAAATCTTTATCTACAGTAGAAGCAGCTGCTATTGTATGACCTTTTGTGTCATCTATAATTTGAACGTATATATGTTTATTGCTCTTGAAAACTGCCATTCTTGGTCTTTCAGGAGTTCCAAAAACTTTTCTTCTAACCCTTAAATGTCTTTTTCTTCTTAATTTTTTCTTTTGGATGGGTTTAATCATCTGGTCAGCCTCCCTTAAACTTTCTTACCTTGTTTTCTGATAATTACCTCACCAACATATTTAATACCTTTTCCTGAGTAAACATTTGGTTTTCTAAATCTTTTAATTTTTGCAGCAACTTCACCAACTAAATATTTATCTATTCCTTTTACAATAACTTTGTTTGGTGCTGGTACTTCAATTGTTATTCCTTCAGGTGGAAGGTATTCAATTGGGTGAGAATATCCTAATTGTAATACTAATTTAGAACCCTGCATTGCTGCTCTATAACCAATACCTAAAATTTCTAATTCTTTTGAAAATCCTTCTGTTACACCTTTGATCATATTTTTTATCAATGATGCATAAGTTCCTTGAAACATATTTATTCTTTTTGCATCACTTTTTCTTTTCATTGAAGTTTCATTTCCTTCAACTTTTATTTTATTATCTTCAATTACAAATTTAACGTAAGGTAAATATTCTTGAGTCAATTCACCCTTTGGACCTTTAACTTTAATTAAATTATCGTTAATTGTCACTTCTACTCCATTTGGTATATCTATTGGATTTTTTGATATACGTGACATTTATTCAGCACCTCCTACCAAACGTAACAAATTAATTCTCCACCGACTCCAAGTTCTCTTGCTTCTTTGTCGGTAAGAACACCTTTTGAAGTTGAAATTATTGATATACCCATTCCACCTTTTACTACTGGAATTTTATCTTTTGAAACATATATTCTTCTACCAGGTTTTGAAACTCTAATAATACTATGTATAACGTGTTTTCTATTCTTTCTATCACCTTTATATTTCAATTGAATTTTTAATATTCCTTGTTTTCCATCTTCAATAAATTTGTAATCTGTAATATAACCTTCTCTTTTTAATATTTCAGCTATATTTCTTTTTAAATTTGATGCTGGAATTTCTACACTTTCTTTCATAACAAGATTTGCATTTCTTATTCTTGTAAGCATATCTGCTACGGGATCACTCCACATTAAGATTCCCTCCTTACCAACTTGCCTTTTTAACGCCTGGTAATTTTCCTTCCAAGGCTAATTTCCTGAAACATACTCTACATAAACCGAATTCTCTATATACAGCTCTAGGTCTTCCACAAACTATACATCTTGAATATTCTCTTGTTTTGTATTTCTTTGGTTTTTTCCATCTAGCAACCATTGATTTTTTTGCCATTATTTACCTCCTCCTTAATCTCTCTTGAAAGGGAAGCCCATTAATTGAAGGAGTTTTCTTGCTTCCTCATCTGTTTTTGCAGTAGTAACAATAGTAATATCCATACCCTGTACCCTTTTTACTTGATCAGGTTTTAATTCTGGAAATACTAACTGTTCTGTTAAACCAAATGTATAATTTCCTCTTCCATCAAAACTATTAGGATTCATACCTCTAAAATCTCTTAATTTTGGAAAGATTATGTTTATTAATTTAAACAAGAAATTGTACATTTTTACGTTTCTCAATGTAACTTTTGCACCAATAGGCATTCCTTCTCTTAATTTAAAGTTAGCAACACTTTTCTTTGCTCTTGTAACTACAGCTTTTTGACCTGTAATCAATGATAATTCTTGAGCATGTTTTTCAACAACATCTGCATTCCTAGCGCCCTCGCCAATTCCCATATTTACAACTATTTTAACGATTTTTGGAACTTCATGAATGTTTTTATATCCAAATTCTTTCATGAGGGCTGGAACTACTTCTTTTTCATATTCTTCTTTTAATGGAATGTATTCATATCTCATAATCTATTCCTCCCTCATTAAACCTTGTCTATAATTTCGTTACATTTTCTACAAATTCTTACCTTTCTACCTTCTTCTAAGAATCTGTATCCAACCCTTGTTGGTTTGCCACAGCTTGGACAAACAACCATAACTTTACTTGCATGAATAGGTGAAGGTTGTTCAATAATTCCACCTTCTCTTAATTGTTGAGTTGGTCTTTGATGCTTTTTTACTATATTTACGTTTTCAACAATAACTTTATTTAATTTAGGAATTACTCTTAATACTTTACCTTCTTTACCTTTATCTTTTCCTGAAATAACTCTAACTAAATCTCCCTTTTTTACTTTCATGCTCTCACCTCACCATACTTCTTGTGCAAGAGATGCTATTTTTGTATAACCGGCTTCTCTTACTTCTCTAGCAATTGGTCCGAACACACGTGTACCAACAGGCATATTATTTTTGTCAATTAATACTGCAGCATTTTCATCAAATCTTATGTGAGAACCATCTTTTCTTTTGATTTCTTTTTTTGTTCTAACAACAACAGCTTTTACTACCTGTCCTTTTTTTATGTCTGTGTGTGGAATCGCTTCTCTAACAGAACAAACTACTACATCTCCAACTGTACCTACTGATTTGTGAAATCCACCTAAAACTCTTATTACTCTTAAAACTTTTGCTCCTGAGTTATCTGCTGCTCTTAAGTAACTTTCGGCTTGAATCATTATGCGTCACCCCCAACTTCTTCCACTGTTTCGGGTGTTTCATTATTTTTTTCCGCAAAAATATTCTTTTCAACTATTCTAATGACTTTCCATGTTTTTGTTTTTGAGTATGGTTTTGTTTCTTCGATTTCTACAATATCCCCTACGCCACATTCATTATTTTCATCATGAGCATGGAATTTTTTTGATTTTTTAACAAATTTCTTATATATAGGATGTTTTATTTTTCTTTCAACTTTGACAACAACAGTTTTATCCATTTTGTCGCTAACAACTTCGCCTATTAACGTTTTTTTAGGCATTACTCATTACCTCCTTATACCCAATTCCCTTTGTCTGAGAATTGTTTTTATTCTTGCTATGTCTCTTCTTACCATCTTTATGGAAGCAGTGTTTTTTATTTGACCTAATTCATGTTGAAATCTCATTTCAAATAATTTTTTCTTCGATTCTTCTAATTTTGCTTTTAATTCATCATCTGTTAAGTTAATTAATTCTGCTACTTGTTTTTTCATTTTGCTTCCCCCCTTATATGGTACCTGGGTACGATTTTTGTTTTAATAGGTAATTTGGTTGCTGCGTATTCTAGTGCTTCTTTTGCTAATTCTTCGGAAGTTCCAGCAATTTCAAATAAAACTTTTCCAGGTTTTACTACTGCTGTCCATCCTTCTACATCACCTTTACCTTTACCCATTCTTGTTCCGATTCCTTTTGAAGTTATTGGTTTGTCAGGGAATATTTTTATCCAAATTTTTCCATTTCTTTTTAATGTTCTAACCATTGCTAATCTACATGCTTCAATTTGTTGTGAAGTTATTAAAGCTGGTTCTAATGCTTTTAAACCCCATTCGCCAAAGTCAACTAATGTTCCACCTTTGGCATTACCTTTCATTTTACCTCTTTGGATCTTTCTATATTTATATCTTTTTGGCATTAACATTTACATCACGCCCTCCTTTAGTTCATAACTGAGTGTCGCCTTTATAAACCCATACTTTTATTCCAATTGTTCCAGACAATGTTTGTGCTTCAGCTGTTCCATAATCGATGTCTGATCTTAAGGTTTGTAAAGGTAATCTTCCTTCCATATACCATTCAGTTCTAGCAATTTCAGCACCGTTAAGTCTTCCTGAAACCATAATTTTAATTCCTTTTGCACCCTTCTTCAAAGCAGCTGATATAGCCCTTTTCATAGCTCTTTTATAAGAAGCTCTTTTTAATATTTGTGCTGAAATATTTTCAGCAATTAACAATGCATTTACTTGAGGGTTTCTAATTTCATCAATATTGATTCTTACGTTTCTATCGTTAACCATCTTTTCAATTTCTTTCTTTAATCCTTGAATCTCTACACCTTTTCTTCCAATAATTATTCCAACTCTTACTGCTTTTATTGTAATATTTATTTGTGTTGAGGATGGTCTTTCAATTAATATATCTCCAATTCCTGCTTCATAATATTTATTTTTTATATAATCTCTGATTTTTAAATCTTCTTTTAAAAATTCTGCATAATTATCTTCACTAAACCAATTAGCTTTCCATGGTTTTGATATTCCTAACCTAAATCCATATGGATGTACTTTTTGACCCACGGACATTCCACCTCACTTCTGAGATTTTAACTCTTTTTCTTTTTCTCTGTCTCTAACTACAACAGTAATATGTGCCAACCTTTTTTGTAAAATATCTGCTCTTCCTCTTCCTCTTGGCCATAATCTTTTCATTCTTGGACCATCATTTACATATACTTCAGCAACATATAAATCATCAGCATTTAAACCAAAGTTATTTTCAGCATTTGCAATTGCAGATACTAATATTTTATATGTTAATCTTGCAGCTTTTTTAGGACTAAACATTAATATCTGTAAAGCTTCATCTACATTTTTTCCTCTAATTGCATTAACAACTGATCTTGCTTTTTTAGGGGAAATTCTTAAGTATTTTGCTGTAGCTCTTGCTTCAATCTTTGGCTGTGCTGCTTCAGCTTCTTTTCTTATTTTATGAAAAACTGATCTTTTCAATCTTTTACCATCTTGAACTCTTGATACAGCCATAGTTACGTCCCTCCTCATTTCACCTTACCTTTTTTAGCCTTCTTGTCAGCATGACCACCAAATCTTCTTGTTGGTGCAAACTCACCTAATCTATGTCCAATCATGTGTTCTGTTATATAAACAGGTATATGTTTCATACCGTTATGTACAGCAATTGTATGTCCAATCATTTCAGGTAAAATCATAGAAGCTCTGCTCCAGGTTTTTATTACCTTTTTTTCGCCTTTTTCATTCAATTCTCTTACCTTTTTCAACAGACTTGGGTGTACATAAGGCCCTTTCTTTAATGATCTACTCACTAACAGCACCCCCTAGGTTACTTTTTTCTTCTTCTTACTATAAATTTATCTGATTTTCTCTTACCACGTCTTGTTTTAAATCCTTTTGCAGGTGTTCCCCATGGACTTCTTGGAATATGACCTTTACTTGCACCTTCACCACCGCCCATTGGGTGATCAACTGGGTTCATAGCCATACCTCTTACATGAGGCTTTTTCCCTAACCATCTTGTTCTACCTGCTTTACCAAATACTTCATTTATATGATCTTCATTTCCAACCATTCCTATTGTAGCCATACATTTTACGTGAACTCTTCTTAATTCGCTTGATGGCATTCTTAATAATGCATAATTCCCTTCTTTTGCCATTAATTGTGCATATGTTCCAGCTGATCTGGCTATTTTTGCACCTTTTCCAGGTTCAAACTCTATATTATGAACAATTGTACCTACTGGAATATTTTCTAATGGCAATGCATTTCCAGGTTTTATTTCTGCATTTGGTCCTGATGTTAATTCTTCTCCAACTTTTATTCCTTTTGGAGCTAAAATATATCTTTTTTCACCATCTGCATATACTAATAAAGCAATTCTTGCACTTCTGTTTGGATCATATTCAATAGATACAACTTTTGCTGGAATTCCAAATTTTTCCCTTTTGAAATCTATAACCCTGTATCTTCTTTTATGTCCACCACCTCTATGTCTCATTGTTACTCTACCATATGAGTTTCTACCACCTGATTTTTTGAGAGGTTGTATTAAAGATTTTTCCGGGGCGGACTTTGTAATTTCTGAAAAATCAGTGATTATCATAAATCTCCTTGAAGGAGTTGTTGGTTTAAATTTTTTGAGACCCATTCTTACTCACCTCTCCTTATAAATTACCTTGAAGCTCTTTTATAACGTATCCTTCAGCTAATTTAACTATTGCTTTTTTCCATGCTCTTGTTTTTCCTTCAAATCTTCCTAATCTTTTTGGTTTTGGTTTTACATTCATTACATAAACCTTTTCCACTTTTACATTAAATATATCCTCAACAGCTTTTTTTATTTCTGGCTTTGTTGCATCTTTTGCTACTTCAAAAGTGTATTTATTCTCACTCATTAACATGTATGTTTTTTCTGTGAGGACCGGCCTTATTATTATGTCATAATTAAATTGTTTTCTATCCATTAGCCGAGCACCTCCTCAATCTTTGCTACAGTATCTTTTGTAAGAATTACCTTTTCGTTGTTTACTATATCGAATACATTTAATCCGTCGACATTAACTTTCTTTCCATCTTTTCCTTGATTTGGATTATCTGCAATAATAACCTTAACTCCCGGAATATTTCTTGCTGATAATTTAACATTGATATATTCTTCTTTTTTCCATGGTAATACAATTAAAGTTTTTGTATTTTCGAATCCAAAATTCTTTAAAATTTCTTTCATCGATTTTGTTCTTGGTTTTTCAAAAGTTAAATCATCTATTACCAATAAGTTATTTTCTTTTACTCTTACACTTAACGCGGATCTTAATGCTAATCTTTTCATTTTTTTAGTTAATTTCTTTGACCAATCTCTTGGTTTTGGTCCAAATGTAACTCCACCATGTCTCCATAATGGTGATCTTGTTGAACCTGCTCTTGCTCTACCTGTGTGTTTTTGAGACCATGGTTTTCTTCCTCCGCCTCTTACTTCAGCTCTTGTCTTTGTTGAAGCAGTTCCTCTTCTTCTGTTTGTTAATTGCATATCAACGTATCTGTATAAAAGATCCATATTTGGTTCGATTGAAAAAATAGAGTCTTTAACTTCTATTGTTCCAATCTTTTCACCTTTAACTGAATAAAGGTCTAATTGAGCCATTTCCTTTTACCTCCTCGTTCTTCATTTTCGGGGCTTACTTTTTTATTGCTTCTCTGATTATTAATAATCCACCCCTCGCACCTGGAACTCCACCTTTAACTGCTATAAGGTTATTTTCTTTATCTATTTTTACAACTTCTGAGTTTAATACTGTTACTTTTTCATTTCCATATTGCCCGAACATTTTTTTACCTTTAAATACTTTTGCTGGTTCTGTATGGTTACCAGTTGAACCTAATGCTCTGTGGAATTTTGAACCGTGTGTTTTTCTACCTCCGCCAAAATTCCATCTTTTCATTGCACCTGTGTAACCTCTACCTTTTGACCAACCTGTTACATCAATTTTTTCTCCTTCTTCAAAAACTGTTACATCAATAACTTGTCCAATCTCATAAGCATCTACATCTTCGACTTTGAATTCTTTTAAAACTCTCATTGGTTTTACTCCAGCTTTCTTAAAAATTCCAAGTTTTGGTTTATTTACTTTATGTTCTTTTAATTCTTCAAAACCAACTTGAATAGCTGTGTAACCATCTTTTTCTTCTGTTTTCTTTTGTACTACAACACATGGTCCAGCTTTAATAACTGTGACCGGGATGGCTTTCCCATCTTTATAAACTCTTGTCATACCTACTTTTCTTCCTAAAATACCCTTCATGCTAATTCACCTCCAGAGCCCGATCAAAAATTAAGCTTTCATATCTACTGATACACCTGATGGTAATTGTATCTTTAATAGTTGTGTAACTGTTTCTTGAGTTGCATCGTAAATATAAATAACTCTTTTATGTACTCTTTTTTCAAATTGTTCTCTTGAATAATTGTATTTATGTGGTGATCTGATTACTGTATAAATTGTTTTTTCTGTTGGTAATGGAATAGGTCCAGAAACCTTTGCATTACTTTGTTTTACTGCATCAATAATCTTTTGAGCAGATTCATCTAACAATCTATGATCATAAGATTT from Marinitoga aeolica harbors:
- the infA gene encoding translation initiation factor IF-1 — translated: MAKKDDVIVMEGHIVESLPNATFRVELDNGHMILAHISGKMRKNFIRLVPGDRVIVEVSIYDLNRGRIIRRERIKRNPSNEEE
- the map gene encoding type I methionyl aminopeptidase, with the protein product MILIKTQSEVDKMRRAGRQLAILFEKIKNLVVEGSNAYEVERFVNSYMKEKGFIPTFKGYGGFPYATCISVNEEIVHGFPLREKVFKNGDIVSIDMGLTLEGYIADAARTFIIGEANEKVRKLVEVTEKSFWIGIEQAVPGNRIGDIGNAIQTYVESYGFSIIKEYVGHGVGRKLHEDPQIPNYGQKGKGPLIRERMTFAVEPMVSMGDWKVEVLEDGWTAVTADNSLSAHYENTFVVTKNGPEVLTILD
- a CDS encoding adenylate kinase, with the protein product MSKLNLLFFGPPGAGKGTIAKEVSKKYDIPHISTGDMLRDAVASGSELGKRVKSILDSGQLVSDEIMLDVIKDRLSKPDVEKGFILDGYPRTLPQAESLEKILKDMNNPITGIIYLEVDEETVVKRITSRRICPKCGKIYNIITLKPKVENKCDICGVDLIQRDDDKEDVVRDRYKVYMEKTYPVIEFYKKYNHFFTVNGSGTVEIVTKEVFNILEGIV
- the secY gene encoding preprotein translocase subunit SecY; its protein translation is MKEAFKNMWKIPELRDRIIFTLLALIAFRVGIYIPIPGIDLARWESFIAGLGGATQGLISFFDVFTGGSLKQFSIFVLSVTPYINASIILQLLASVIPSLKEMLKEGEEGRKKFGRLTRQVTLGLALLQGFFLSLGVANYRSPNLNYLIFILISTSSIVAGTMFLLWLGEMITEKGIGNGISVLIFAGIVSRFPQYIASGLVGRLSVFEWIILIIVAIAVVVGTVYLQTSERRINVQYAKRVVGNKIYGGASTYIPIKVNGGGVLPIIFASAIMTLPSMLATTTGAQWVSRWFGYGTPIYLIIYALLIFFFAYFYNSVVIDPNDISENIKKYGGFIPGIRPGKPTSDYITKTMMRVTFIGALFLVVISLIPYVIRSTSGVNIWIGGTSALIAVGVSLDIMQQIEAHMITRQYEGFMKKGKLRGRR
- the rplO gene encoding 50S ribosomal protein L15; translation: MSLKISDLKPAEGSRKIAKRTGRGWSSGLGKTGGKGHKGQKSRGKGKVRPSFEGGQTPLFRRIPKYGFTNAPFKKDYAEVNISVLENRFEANEEVTPEKLLEKKIIKKIKDGVKVLGNGELTKPLKVKAHAFSKKAQEKIESAGGSVEVIQ
- the rpmD gene encoding 50S ribosomal protein L30; the encoded protein is MAKLKIKLIRGRAGKNYRQLATLDALGLRKPNHEVIKEDRPEIRGMITKVQHLVKVEEIEE
- the rpsE gene encoding 30S ribosomal protein S5; this translates as MALDKNLMASAAAEEFEERIIEIRRVTKVTTGGKNISFRVVAVVGNRNGKVGVGSGNAREVPQAIRKAIQNAKKNMIEVPVKNGTIPHEVLGRQDASKVLLKPAGPGTGIIASAAVRAVVELAGVHNILSKALGSTTAINLSKATLNGLKELKSPKEYAELRDLSVTKVFQGAHKEG
- the rplR gene encoding 50S ribosomal protein L18, producing MIKPIQKKKLRRKRHLRVRRKVFGTPERPRMAVFKSNKHIYVQIIDDTKGHTIAAASTVDKDFKLEKTWDIEAAKEVGKLIAKKALEKGVSKVSFDRGGFKYHGKIKALADAAREAGLDF
- the rplF gene encoding 50S ribosomal protein L6, translated to MSRISKNPIDIPNGVEVTINDNLIKVKGPKGELTQEYLPYVKFVIEDNKIKVEGNETSMKRKSDAKRINMFQGTYASLIKNMIKGVTEGFSKELEILGIGYRAAMQGSKLVLQLGYSHPIEYLPPEGITIEVPAPNKVIVKGIDKYLVGEVAAKIKRFRKPNVYSGKGIKYVGEVIIRKQGKKV
- the rpsH gene encoding 30S ribosomal protein S8, with the protein product MWSDPVADMLTRIRNANLVMKESVEIPASNLKRNIAEILKREGYITDYKFIEDGKQGILKIQLKYKGDRKNRKHVIHSIIRVSKPGRRIYVSKDKIPVVKGGMGISIISTSKGVLTDKEARELGVGGELICYVW
- a CDS encoding type Z 30S ribosomal protein S14, which encodes MAKKSMVARWKKPKKYKTREYSRCIVCGRPRAVYREFGLCRVCFRKLALEGKLPGVKKASW
- the rplE gene encoding 50S ribosomal protein L5 encodes the protein MRYEYIPLKEEYEKEVVPALMKEFGYKNIHEVPKIVKIVVNMGIGEGARNADVVEKHAQELSLITGQKAVVTRAKKSVANFKLREGMPIGAKVTLRNVKMYNFLFKLINIIFPKLRDFRGMNPNSFDGRGNYTFGLTEQLVFPELKPDQVKRVQGMDITIVTTAKTDEEARKLLQLMGFPFKRD
- the rplX gene encoding 50S ribosomal protein L24 translates to MKVKKGDLVRVISGKDKGKEGKVLRVIPKLNKVIVENVNIVKKHQRPTQQLREGGIIEQPSPIHASKVMVVCPSCGKPTRVGYRFLEEGRKVRICRKCNEIIDKV
- the rplN gene encoding 50S ribosomal protein L14, yielding MIQAESYLRAADNSGAKVLRVIRVLGGFHKSVGTVGDVVVCSVREAIPHTDIKKGQVVKAVVVRTKKEIKRKDGSHIRFDENAAVLIDKNNMPVGTRVFGPIAREVREAGYTKIASLAQEVW
- the rpsQ gene encoding 30S ribosomal protein S17, coding for MPKKTLIGEVVSDKMDKTVVVKVERKIKHPIYKKFVKKSKKFHAHDENNECGVGDIVEIEETKPYSKTKTWKVIRIVEKNIFAEKNNETPETVEEVGGDA
- the rpmC gene encoding 50S ribosomal protein L29, whose product is MKKQVAELINLTDDELKAKLEESKKKLFEMRFQHELGQIKNTASIKMVRRDIARIKTILRQRELGIRR
- the rplP gene encoding 50S ribosomal protein L16; protein product: MLMPKRYKYRKIQRGKMKGNAKGGTLVDFGEWGLKALEPALITSQQIEACRLAMVRTLKRNGKIWIKIFPDKPITSKGIGTRMGKGKGDVEGWTAVVKPGKVLFEIAGTSEELAKEALEYAATKLPIKTKIVPRYHIRGEAK
- the rpsC gene encoding 30S ribosomal protein S3 produces the protein MGQKVHPYGFRLGISKPWKANWFSEDNYAEFLKEDLKIRDYIKNKYYEAGIGDILIERPSSTQINITIKAVRVGIIIGRKGVEIQGLKKEIEKMVNDRNVRINIDEIRNPQVNALLIAENISAQILKRASYKRAMKRAISAALKKGAKGIKIMVSGRLNGAEIARTEWYMEGRLPLQTLRSDIDYGTAEAQTLSGTIGIKVWVYKGDTQL